The Candidatus Thermoplasmatota archaeon genome includes the window GTCACGAGCTCGCGCACGCGGTACGCGTGGCGCGTGCTCTTGAGCCACTGCTCGGTCTTCGCGGGCTCGTTCGTGGCAAACCGGAGCGTTCCGAAGTCCTGCTGCGTTTGCATCTCAAAGCCCGTGATGTGCACGTTTGCCTTGCCAAGCGCGGTTCCGATCTCCGCGAGCGTTCCGGGCTTGTTTTCAAGCACCATGATGAACTCTTTCGTCGTCGTTGGTTGTGTCATGTTGATCACAGGAAGCGATCGGTTTCTTCGATCGGCAGCCTTACAACGCAAGCGGCCTTATAACACAGATGCATTGACATCTATTTCGCAATGCAAATCGGTAATTGTGATTTCAACACCAAAAAAGCGCTGAAACCCGACGCCCGGCCTGGCAGGAGCCCGATTTCGGACCTCGCGTCCGAAAGCAAAGCGCAAGGGAACCCGCGCATGGGTGCGAGAGTCGCTCAAGAGCGATCCGCGCGGGCGTGCGCGCAGGCTCGACGCCGCGTTCAGGGACCTGCAGGGTCGCAAGACCGCAACTTTCGAGCTCAAGTGCCCACGTGCAGGGTTGCAACGTGTCACAATCGTTCGGATCTCGATCTCCAAGAACCCGCGCACTTTGCTTATGTCCAGGCGTCTTGCTCGCCGGAGCCGGTGAGACCCACCATGCAGACCAAGATCCTGTTGGCGGCCCTCTCCCTGGCGTCCCTGGCCCTTGCGGGCCCGGCGATGGGCCTGGGCGTTGGCCCGGTGAGCGTGAAGACCTGCGCCGTCGGCGGCATCGCGACGGCGGGCGACCTTGCGGCGGCCGGCTTCTGTTGCGAGCGAAGCGCAAGCAACCCGTCGTTCCTGTATTGCTACGAGCCCCTCGAAGTGCACCCCGAGAACGTGACCGTACGGCAATGCGACATCGGCGGATCCGCCCACGCGGGCAACGTCGCGTCCGCGGGCTTCTGCTGCGAGTACGACGACTGGGTGCGCGCGTACCGCTGCGAGCGGGCGTTCGTGGAGAGCGCGCTGCTGCCGCCGCTGGAGTGAGCAACGAGAACGTCGGGGAAAGGGGCAATGCCCCTTTCCCCGAACCCCTACCCCGCTCCCGCGAAGGGGAGCCGCGCGCAGCGCGGCGAAGCTTCGCGGGGAGGGGACGAGCCAGCCCGAAGGGATGGCGAAGTCCCCGCTCCCTGAGCGTGGAGCGAAGCGACACGCGAAGGAAAAGGGGACGAGCGAGCGCGAAGCGGGAGCGAGTCCCCGCTCCCGGATTTGAACCGGGAACCTCCTGATGCCTGCAGGCCGGCACCAGCGTCAGAGCCAACTCCATCTACAGTCAGGCGCTCTAACCAGGTTGAGCTAAGCGGGGGAAACCGCAGGCGCAATTCTGGGGGCGCTATTTATGGGTTTGGGGTTGCTTGCCCGACGCGATGGCGCGCTTGCGCGATTTCGAGGGGCAAGTCGCGATCGTCACGGGCGGGACCCGCGGCGTCGGCTGGGAAATCTCCCGAGAGCTTGCGTCCCGCGGCGCGCGTGTGGTCCTCTGCTCGCGAAACGCCGAGGACGCCGCGTCGACCGCGCAGCGGCTCGCACGGGAATCGGGGGTGCCGGCACGCGGCGTGGGCGCCGACGTGGCGGACGTGGGCGACGCGCGGCGGCTCGTCGGGGAGGCCGTGGCCTTCGGCGGACGCCTGGATGCGCTCGTGCTCAACGCCGGTTACCCGATGGAGGCGTCGTTGTGGGAAACGCCGATCTTGGAGATTCCGCCGCAGGAGGTAGAGGAGCGGTTCTTGAAGGTCTTCCGCGTCGATCTTCTGGGCTCGGCGCACCTCACGCGCGCGGCGATCCCTCACCTGCGCCAGGCCGGCCGCGGCGCCATCGTGTACGTCGCAAGCACGCCCGCGCTCGTGGGCTACAAGGGCGCCCCGTACACGGTCGCAAAGGCCGCGCTCCTTGGGCTCATGCGCGACGTCGCACGCGAATGCGGCCCCATGGGAGTCCGTGCGAACGCTGTCGCGTTGGGAAACATCCGGACGGCCGCGACCTACGACACGCTTTCCGAAACGGACCGCGAGGCGCTCGCCGCGGAGGCGCCGTTGCGTCGTTGGGGCGAGCCCTTGGAAGCCGCTCGGGCCATCGCGTTCCTCGCCTCGGACGACGCAAGCTTCGTGACGGGTCAGGTGCTCGTCGTGGACGGCGGGACCGTCATGCGCTAGCGGCCCGCACGACGGACGGGCGCGCCGGGTTTCGCGAACCGACGGTCTCATATTCTTGGAGCCTATCCCGCCCCGTCGGCGTAGCTCAGCCTGGTGGAGCGTCGGACTCATAATCCGAAGGCCGGGGGATCGAATCCCCCCGCCGACACTACCGTTTGAGACGTCGGGAAGCCGCGCCCGCCGCGCGCGCCCCCAACTTGGCAAGAAGGCGCCGGGCGGACGTCGGGCGCCCCCGATGGATCGATCGCGTGGCGCTTTCGTCGCTGGGCTTGCTTTCGTGCGGTTTCGGTCTGCGGTCAGAAAGAAGATAGCCCCCGTCGGCGACCCCTTTGCGGAGAGCATGGCGAACGAAACGTCCCGTGGAATGCGCTTGGCCGTTGGAATGATGCTCCTTGTCGCCTCGTTCGTGGCGATCGTGGCGCCCGTCGAAGCGGCGGACCCGTGCGGAGGAGCTACCGTAAGCACGAACTGCGAGACCGACGGTGGCTGGGTTTGCAGCTACGCCGTCCTGGGGCGCTGCGTCGTCGACGTGAACGTCCACTGAGCAGGAGTCGGAAATGGAAGGGAAGGCGCGAGCGTCTCGCGCCTTTGTGAACGCGCCGCCGAAGCGGACGCGCGTTCCCGTTTACGTGACCGGCCGGCGGCCCATCGTTCCGGCGGGCGTCGAGACGAAGGAGAGCGCGCCGCCGACGATCACGAGGATCGCGCCCAGGAAGAAACCGAACCCGAGCACGACGCCGATGATGCCGTAGACGATGAGCAGTCCTCCGTGCAGGCGCTCGTTGTTGAACAACAGGTAGACGCTTGCGAACACGAGCAGCGCGAGGATGAGGTGGACGACGCCGATCCCGCCCACGAGGGCGCCGCCCAAGGTGAAGTCCGTCCCCATTGGCGTGGCCACGTCGGCGTACGAGCCGACGAGCAGCAGCACGGCCATGACCAAGCCCAAGATGCCGCCTGCCAGCGCCGACAGCCGGCGTCCCGGCCACATGGTCGCGTCGTACGGTCCCGTTCCCATTCGCTCGGTTGTCGTTGCCATGGATCGCTCCCTCTTGCCACTCGCCTTTCCGCCGTGGGCTCAAGAAGGCTGTGGGACGGGCTCGCGGGAAACGCTCGGCCGGTCGTCGAAGAAGGCGCCTGTCATCTACTTCGAAGCGGCCTCGGCTTTGCCGACGGCCATCATGCGAGCGCGGCCTCAGGGGCGCGCGAGCGGCCGCGCCGCGCGCGCCTTTGGACAACCTGCTCTTTCCGCGAGGTGGCCACAATGCGAAGCGAGTGGCCGTCGAGCGGGAAAGGTGGATGCGAGCGTCGGGATTTGACTTCGCGGAATCTCGCTTCGCTCGATTCCGCTCGTCTTCGCGCGCTCGCTTGCGCTCGCGCGCTCAGACCCCGAGCAACGGCGACGGGCTCAGGTCAAAACCCCAACGTCCCGATGGCCCCCACTGCGCGGGGGCCCATGCGAGCGTCGGGATTTGAACCCGAGCAACGGCGTTGGCAACGCAGTGTACTACCAAGCTATACTACGCTCGCGGGCGAGGGGCAGGATACGGGTGGGGGTATTTGTCCGTTGCGACCCTCTAGCGCTCGACCGTTGCCACGAACACATCGGCCTTGCCGTTTCGCGTGTCCGTCCACACGAGGTGTGCCGCGCCCGCCGAGGAGGCCGACGCGCGGTAGTCGCCGAGGAACACCATGCCGTTCTGGTGGCGCGAGAAGCGCTCGTCCGACGAGACTTCCGTCACGCGCAGGTTGGCGCTCCACGTGAGGCCGCCGTCGCGAGAGTAGGCGTAATACAGGTCGTACACGTAATTTGCGGGGTCGTCGCGCCGATCGTGCCACGAGAGATCCACGACGCCGTCGGGGCCGACGCTGATCGCCGGGAAGAACTGGTCGCTGGGATGGTCTTCGGGAAGGTCGCGGACGATGACGGGCTCGGAGAACGTTTGCCCGCCGTCGGTCGATCGCGCGAACAGGGTGCGCCCAAAGCCCGACGAGTGGTCGAACCAGGTGACGTAGACGTTGCCGCCGTGCGGCCCGACCGAGCGGTCGACGGCAAGCTGCGGCATGGCCGCGACGCGGAACTCGCTGTTGGCAAGCACGGATCGCCCGTGCTCGCCGCCCGGCGGAGGCATCTTGTGCGCGCCGACGCGCGTGGGCGCCTCCCACGAGAGGCCGTCGGCGCTGCGGGCGACGTAGATGCTCGAGCGGTCCTGGAAGGCCATGTAGGCGATCCCGTCGGAGTCGAAGTCCATGAAGGGGTAGTAGCCGTCGTAGTTCGGGTTCACGCTTGCGTAATCGCTCCAGCTGCGTCCCTTGTCCTTGGAGACCGAGCAGACCATCTCGGCGTGGACGACGTAGGCGAGGTTCCAGTCCCAGCAGAGAAGCACGGTCTTGCCGTCGGGCGAGGCCGCGATCCACTGCTTGTCGTGCATGAGGAGAGGACCGAAGGCGACCTCGCGCACGATGGGCCACGTTTCGCCGCCGTCCTCGGAGACGAGCACGTACATGGCGC containing:
- a CDS encoding SDR family NAD(P)-dependent oxidoreductase; this translates as MPDAMARLRDFEGQVAIVTGGTRGVGWEISRELASRGARVVLCSRNAEDAASTAQRLARESGVPARGVGADVADVGDARRLVGEAVAFGGRLDALVLNAGYPMEASLWETPILEIPPQEVEERFLKVFRVDLLGSAHLTRAAIPHLRQAGRGAIVYVASTPALVGYKGAPYTVAKAALLGLMRDVARECGPMGVRANAVALGNIRTAATYDTLSETDREALAAEAPLRRWGEPLEAARAIAFLASDDASFVTGQVLVVDGGTVMR
- a CDS encoding sialidase family protein; this encodes MRASGGFVAIALSTVALAGCLGPTETVDPLTIPSLPVALQNPALQCIQTLCNFLATVDPVTRQANELSIAVNPTDPRNIVATGKDYTPEYAGDCVWDGLYVTKDGGATWKNSNLPGSPWKRLRDPAEPVTEFSSFWCVTDPVLAFGPDGTLYWTVMPYQCDAASGSKTGRGVFPQVPGTFFGGGLNDWAFTCSAMYVLVSEDGGETWPIVREVAFGPLLMHDKQWIAASPDGKTVLLCWDWNLAYVVHAEMVCSVSKDKGRSWSDYASVNPNYDGYYPFMDFDSDGIAYMAFQDRSSIYVARSADGLSWEAPTRVGAHKMPPPGGEHGRSVLANSEFRVAAMPQLAVDRSVGPHGGNVYVTWFDHSSGFGRTLFARSTDGGQTFSEPVIVRDLPEDHPSDQFFPAISVGPDGVVDLSWHDRRDDPANYVYDLYYAYSRDGGLTWSANLRVTEVSSDERFSRHQNGMVFLGDYRASASSAGAAHLVWTDTRNGKADVFVATVER